gaaaatagaGACATCCTTAAGAAATGAGTCTTAAATTTGACGTAGAGCGGAGGTGACAACCACGGCAACAGAACCATAAATTCGAAATGCTTCAATATCTTTCAGGATTCTCTCCAGACCTTGACACCAAAAAGAAGACGGTAAAAGGAAAGGGGAGGGTAAGGGGGGATAGCCTAGCGGCCCAGAGTGGCAGGATGATGTAATGAGGATGTCTGTGTGACAGACTCAGATTCTCGGTGGCACAAACCTCCAAGGCTCCATGTCAGAAAACAGCATCCTGGACGAGAGCCGAGAGGGTGCTGCGGCCGCGCGTGGATGGAGGGGACACGCCCACGCGCGCCCGCCGAGGCACCGTGACATCAGGAGAGGCCCGCCCAACACTCACGCGGCCCACGCCCACCCTGCGGCTTGCGGGGCACCGCCGCGGCCACCCGGTCCACGAAGGGACTCGGATGCGGCGCGAGGGGCAGTGAGCCCGGGCGCGACCGGGCGGGAACGCGGCGGGACGGGGTACCCGGGACTCACCTCTTCTCCGCCGCGCGGGCGCGCGGACCGCGGACGCTCCCTCGTGGCTGGCGCGAGCCCCCGGCGGGCGGCGCGCGCGGGCAGCTACCGACCGTTAGCGCGAGGGGCAGCCGCGGCGgcaggggcggcggcggcggcggcggcgggcggagCCGGGGGCGGGCGCTGAGGAGCACAAGGGCCGCGAGAGGCGGGAGCGAAGGGAACGGGGAGGGGTAGCTCCCCGCGACCACTCGGTCTACACCGAGCTCCCCTTGGCCGCCCGAAAAGCCATCACCGGCCAGCTCGGCGCTCCCTCCCACTTCGGCCGTCCCGGGCGCCCGGCCTCGCCTCAGTCCCGGCCCGCCGGCAGCCACCTGGGCCGGGCTATGCCCGCCTCCGCGGCGGCAGGCTTCTCGTCTCCATGACAATAGGGAGCCGTTGCCCCGCCCGATCCCACCCCCTCGGTGCCGTGACTCGGAGGGAAGCGAGCGCACGTCGTCGAGGGGCGGGGCCAGTGGAGGCCAGCGCCCAATTAGAGATAGAGGCAAGGAGGGACAGGGCGGGGCTGACAGAGACATTGCCGAATGTCTGCTTGAGGGGCGGAGCGTGGGGGGGAGGCGGTGAAGCTGATGGTTGGGGAGGAATTAGCGCGCCTGCGTGAAGTCCTGCAGCGGAGCGCGTCGGAGTTTACTTCAGTGTGTCAGTGTGAGGGGCCTGGAGCTCCGTAAATAAAGTGCATCTTGCTTGTCAAAGTCCTTGCGGGGAACTATGTGGTTTTCTTTCGGCCTGCGTGTGCCCCAGTTTTATGTAAGGTCACCAAGTCCGTGATACACCGAGCTCCAGTGGAGTGCCCAACACTGTGCCAGCCCTGTTTTGGTTCACCAGCGCCCCTGTCTGTCCCAGAGTTCGAGTGCGTCTGGCTTGTGGCGGCGcgggatggagagacaggcagggggtcTGTTTTGTATTCTGTGTGGCCGTCGTGGGCAAGGGCTCTGCCTGTGACTCAGTTGTGTGTGTTTGCCTTGCCAGCGCCTCGCTGAACAAACAGTGGCTGGGTTGGGCAAAGCCGAGTGTTTGCAATGGAGCGTGGGCGGGTGCTAAAGTGCGCGCTAAGGGGAAGGGGACCCGCACCCTCCACCATCACCACCGGCCTGGCAGAGGGAGCTGTAGATGGAAAGCCCGAGGAAGAGGCGGCGAGGCATGGTGGGGGCCAGATGGGGTGTAGTGGGGTCCGTGGACCTACTCTGGTACAGCTGCTTCTTCATGTGGCAGCTCTTGCCCATTACCTCTCCTCTAGAGAAAGGCTCTCCCCCGTAATCCCGGCCCTCCCCCTTCCTTGCCGTTTGGCAGGGAGTTGGTGGAAGGAGGCCGGAGACGTACAGATGTCCAAGGCCTGTCTCTCGCCCACCTGCTGCTGCTGGCGGAGAGGGACAGTCATCTCGGCCTTCCCGCGCCCCGGACGAGGGCATCCCTCCATCTCTTCCAGGGACCTTCATTCCAGGTCTCCAACTCGCTCTCCGGCTCCCTGGCTTGGGGGAGAAGCCAGGGGCGGGTAGGTGACGGTCCGCTTGGGAGCCCAGCCTCTTGCGGAACAAGAAATCCGCTAACTCCGCGGTTTACTGTGGCAAACACAGAGCAGAGCGCTCGCCCGCGCCCAGCCCGCCGCCTCGCTGCCTTTGTGCTTCGGATCGACCGGACCCGCCACCAGGGCCTGCCTTATGTCGGAACCGCACTCTACCCCGACTTAGCAGGGAAGGAAAGTTGGAAGAGATCGGCGCGCCTGGGATGTGATTGTCATCCTGGGGCCGGCGCTCGAgagtctgagaaagagagagagggagagagacccgggagagaaggggggggggggggaaaagggggggggggggggggggggcgcggggggggggggggcgcgagGGAGGGGCGAGGGGAGCGCCAGCGAGCGGGAGAGGGAGccggggaggaagagggagagggcgagGCGCGCCTGGCGGCCGGGTTGGCTGCGGCCGCCCAGAGGTTCCTGCCAGTCCTCCCACCGACTACACCCCGGGAAGGAGGAGCTTCAGGCGCGCACAAGGCGTCAGAATCCTCAATTTCCAACTTAGCATCTTGGCAGGACCTTTGCGAAGCCAAAAGCAGAGCCCCCCAGTGCAAAGAgcgagggggaaaaagagaaagctgcaagggaggggggagaaaccCAGCCGGGGCGAGCGAGGCGCGCAGAGAAGAGGGCTCGGCAGTCGCAGCCGGAGGCGCGCGGGAAGCCAGCGAGGAGGCGCCGCGGGCCGGAGCCCGGGAGCCGGGGCCCGAGAAGCGGCAGCCGGGGGCAGCCGGAGGCCAGGTGCCCGCCCGCTCGCCCTCGCAGGGCGCCGCCCGGCTCGTTGGCGGCCGCGGCGCGGCGCGCCCCATGCCCGTGTGTGGCCATGTCCTACCCGCAGGGCTACTTGTACCAGCCGTCCGCCTCTCTGGCGCTCTACTCGTGCCCGGCATACAGCACCAGCGTCATCTCGGGGCCCCGCACGGATGAGCTCGGCCGCTCGTCGTCGGGCTCCGCATTCTCGCCCTACGCCGGCTCCACCGCCTTCACGGCGCCCTCGCCGGGCTACAACTCGCACCTCCAGTACGGTGCCGATCCCgcggctgccgccgccgccgccttctCTTCGTACGTGGTGAGTGAGCGGGTGCCGCGGCGGGCAAGGGCAGCTGGGGCCGCACGGGGCGGAGGGGGCTGCGGAGGACACAGGCCCTGGCGCCACCGCGACCGCCCCCGCCAAGCTTCGCGGCTCCTGCAAACTTGGGCGACTGTTTCGCGCGGCTTCTCCCGGGCCTCCGGCTCAGGAGTTGCTCGGAGGGCAGAGCCGCGTCCTGCTTGGGTCGCTGAGCGGGCGGAGAGGGTTTTTTGGGGAGAGGTCGCTGCAATTAAAGAGCAGCGTCCGGTTCAAACATGAGCTCCAGGCCGCCCtgcaggttttattttattttatcttaatggTTTTGCCATTTTGGAAAAGTAGTTCAAAAGAAACGGACCAGAAATCAGAGCAGAAGCGCGCTAAGTCAATGTAAATGTGTTTGGCCTCGCCTTTAATTAGTCCTCCAAAATGTTGCAAATCCGTAATCCTATCTTCGCAATCCGATTTGGAGGTATTAGATTTCTGAAAAGTCGGCCGAGCTGCGGTGCATCCGGGATTTTTCGGCCGGGTGCACTTTCTGGAAAAATGCCGTGGCTTCGGTTTGGGGTAACATTTTTGGGGGGGTGAGAGTGCCCGGGCAAGGCTTAGCTTTCCCTTTGCCTTCctctttgggggggaaaaatgcCTTGACTTCCCTTGCTCTGTCCCCTTGTGCCTAACGTGCAGCCATCAGGGCACTAAGTGCCGAGTCGCCGCTGCTGCCCAGGCCTCCATCTGGGTGGAGGGCCTGGCCAAGGTGGCCCGATCTgcgcatgggggggggggcggacttGCCCCGGCAGACGCGGGCCTACTGGGTGCCGCTGAGGCCAGGACGGCTTCAAGCGTCCCCAAAGGATGGGAATCAGGAATTGgtgcctacccccccccccacccacggCTCCCTAcggaagcagaggaggaggaagagttgCCCCTGGGTCTGAGCCCGCCAGCCCTACCCCAGGGGAAGTCGGAGTTTGGGCCTCTCAGCTCACGGACCCCTGGGCGCAGGGAAAACGTGCTTCGGCCGTCTAGGTGGTCCTGGGGACTACGGCCCGCTCTCACCCTCTCTATGCCTGTTCCTTGCAGGGCTCTCCCTACGATCATACGCCGGGGATGGCAGGTTCCCTAGGGTACCACCCCTACGCGGCGCCCCTGGGCTCATACCCCTACGGGGACCCCGCGTACCGGAAGAACGCCACACGAGACGCCACCGCCACGCTCAAGGCCTGGCTCAACGAACACCGCAAGAACCCCTACCCCACCAAGGGCGAGAAGATCATGCTGGCCATCATCACCAAGATGACCCTCACCCAGGTGTCCACCTGGTTCGCCAACGCGCGCCGGCGCCTCAAGAAGGAGAACAAGATGACGTGGACGCCGCGGAACCGCAgcgaggacgaggaggaggaggagaacattGATCTGGAGAAAAACGACGAGGATGAGCCCCAGAAGCCAGAGGACAAGGGCGACTCCGAGGGCCCTGAAGCAGGTTGGTGGACGCGGGAAAGGGTGTGTTGGAGAGGGAGTAAGAAGGAAAAGGGGGGCCTGGAGGTTGGGGGCTAGGGTCACTGCCTTTGCGGGCAGGGACCTGGGCCCCACCGCGCGGCCTCCGCGCCCCTGACGGCCTGGGGTTTCACCCGCAGGAGGAGCGGAGCAGAAGGCGGCTTCGGGCTGCGAACGGCTGCAGGGGCCGCCCAGCCCCGCCAGCAAGGAGACGGAGGGCAGCCTCAGCGACTCGGATTTTAAGGAGCCGCCATCCGAGGGCTGTCTGGACGCGCTGCCCGGGCCCCCCCGCGCCGGCGGGCCTTCTCCGGCTGGGCCAGCGGCAGCGCGGTTGGCCGAGGACCCGGCCCCTCACTACCCCTCCGGCGCGCCGGCTCCGGGCCCGCACCCAGCCGCGGGAGAGCTGCCCCCCGGTCCCGGCGGGCCCTCGGTCATACACTCTCCGCCACCACCGCCGCCACAGGCGGTGCTCGCCAAGCCCAAACTGTGGTCTCTGGCAGAGATCGCCACATCCTCGGACAAAGTCAAGGACGGGGGCAGCGGGAGCGAAGGCTCTCCCTGCCCGCCGTGTCCCGGGCCGGTAGCGGGGCAAGCCTTAGGAGGCAGCCGCGCATCGCCGGCCCCGGCGCCATCGCGCTCGCCCTCGGCGCAGTGCCCCTTTCCAGGAGGGACGGTGCTGTCCCGGCCTCTCTACTACACGGCGCCCTTCTATCCCGGCTACACGAACTATGGCTCCTTCGGACACCTTCACGGCcacccagggccagggccaggcccCACAACCGGTCCGGGCTCGCATTTCAATGGATTAAACCAGACCGTGTTGAACCGAGCGGACGCTTTGGCTAAAGACCCGAAAATGTTGCGGAGCCAGTCTCAGCTAGACCTGTGCAAAGACTCTCCCTATGAATTGAAGAAAGGTATGTCCGACATTTAACGCGGGCTGCGTCGGTCCCGGACTTtcctaatttattaaaaaaacatggCCTTGGCAGTTATTTTTCCAtcaacaagagagaaaaacaaaactacccCTCCTATTAAAAAGTTTATAGTTCATGGAGATGGATGACATACCCATGTAAACATCTCCCCACACAAAAATGTCTTAACCaacggaaaagaaaaaaatttaaaaaaggatttgtaTTAAATCTTATTCTGTATATTTAATGtagcatttttgtatttaaattgatAATTCAATATCTTTGAAGTAAATTATGAAATTAAGACACCTGTACAggcatttaatgttttttttgtaatataaatatatacatttgtgttTCCCCCGAAACTGTTTCATAGTTTAAAATacaagtttaatttaattttttacaccTATTGATTTTTCTGGGTATGAGCTAAAGTATTATTACAGAAAGGAAACAGGTTATACTCttagatttaaaaagtaaaagaaactgCAGCCGCctttgtaaaatgcaaaatatttaattaaaagagattttaacaTAATCAGAGCCACTCATTACTTTTTAGAAGCCTCTAAACTGTCCATCGCCTTGGACAAAAGGTGGAAActgcaactttctttctttctttttattttttcttttcttttctttctttctttctttctttctttctttctttctttctttctttctttctttctttctttctttctttcttcttcttctttttttcccccccaagtgAGGAATGAAAGGTTCCACAGAACCTGTGTGCCAGGGGGAAGCCATAATTAGGCGGCAGGCCCCGGGGACCCTGGCCCTGCTGGGAATGCAGATTTGGATCCCTGATGCAGGCTGCTTGGGGGAGATTGGAtcctggaggaaggagcagagagacccaAGTGTGTGcccagaagggagaagagatggTAAAGCCTGCTAGAGACACGCACCACCCGAGCACCATCGCTTAACCTAATTACTTCCAATCAGTGTCGTGTTTTATGCAAAGCAATCAGCTGGTGAACTTTGCTAATGAGTTCGATTTTATGCCGGATTTAGCCCTTATTACTATTTCAAAGGTGCTGTGGGCTAATGCGGGCGGGGAGCGTTAGGGGATGCCAAGGAGAAGGCTTTCCCAAGTCACTGTTTTCCCTACCCCTTTAAAATTGGGCATTGATCTCTTCGTTGGATTTGATTAAATTAGTAAATGTTCCAGCCGCGACAGTGCGGGTGGTAGGCAGCCCCGTAGATCCCCGCGCAGCCGCGAGACCGCGGCCGCGGGACTGGCTAGGGGACGGTTCCCCCCTTTCACAGGTAGGTGTCACACTTGTCCTGAAATACAAGCCTGCACTATGCAGAGTCGGACATTGGAGAGAGTGGGCGGAAGTGGGGGATGGAGAGCCACAGTCGCTTGGGGGCAGTGAGGGGAGCCCCGAACGAACTGGAGggtgcccccagcccctgctcctgcACGCACCCCTTTTTGGACAAGTGGCCTTCAAAAGTTCGAAGACATTTGCCTAGATAATGAGGCTGTTGAGGACTCGATCCGGCTTGTCGTCGCGTTAGCACTTTTCCTGTCTCTGATTCGAAAATCTAAGTAGTAACAAaagtattggggggggggggttattttctagttttaaacCCGCATGTTTCatctcaaaatgaaaaatcaggaTGAGTCTCAATCCCAAATGGGGAAAAGACACCGCCCTGTGCCCGAGGCCCGCCAACAGTGTCCCTGTTCGCGTCTCCATTTTGCGTCGGAGAGGTGGAACAGAGGACGTGTTTTACTTCGTGGGAAATTTTCGGTGGTCGGGAGGGGAGGGTTTACCGCAAAAACATGCTCTAGCCAGGGGAATGATTTGCTCTATTAAACCCAAGCTTGAGTGGAGAGTGAATGTGTTTGCACATAACACCGGTTTAATTAGCCTAAATCAGAATGCACATATTTGCATTTCTACTCAAGATTACTTTAACCCTACTTGTTTTTTAGACACACCCCAAACTTTCATCGAAGTTTTaacttatgcttttttttttttttaaacttgcgaCGGGACTCCATTCGCTTATTCGAATTTAAACAAGTTTGCAAACTGCATTGTCCAGATGTTTTTGCGAACAGCAGTCGATTTAAGAGTTTAAATTAGTGAGAAAATTCACGCAGGGAAAATGGTTTCAAAGCTGGAAGTGTGAGTGATTAAATATACATGAGATGATCGTATTTTATTTTGTCCCtttaattataaatgattttttaaaacaattgcaTTCCAGAGATGACTAGCCCTACCGCCAACCCCCACCCCGGAGCCCCGGCCCCCTCCACACCCCNNNNNNNNNNNNNNNNNNNNNNNNNNNNNNNNNNNNNNNNNNNNNNNNNNNNNNNNNNNNNNNNNNNNNNNNNNNNNNNNNNNNNNNNNNNNNNNNNNNNCCTCCTTGTTCACAAtcagcttcccccctctcccccccccccccccgttgaaTATGCAGCCCCCGGAGTCACCTTCTCTTCTAAAAATGTCAGAAGAATGGGCCAGTCCCCTTCTCTTAAGAGAGAGTTTAAGGACCACATCAGCTCTGCGGGGTTTTGGAAGCGCTGGCCCTAAACCCTGCCCAacgattttaaaaaagaaaattacaggcctcCTTGTGTTCTCGGGAATATGCAAATAGCGCGGCGCGGGCCTCCCAAGTCTGAGATCCTAGGCTCGGGGCTGGGAGCCGAATGCCCGCGGGGCTCCCTGGGAACGGGAATCGCGCACCAGGGAGCTCCCGGCGTTTCTCCCCTACGAGGGGCGGCGCGAGGAGCCTCCCGGCCAGGGAGCGAAACCACCAGGGGCCGGAAGGCTGGAACCCGAGTCGCTGCCCCCTGTCCGCATCCCTCCTGCCCTTGGCCTCTGAAGGGTCTACGGGTTACTCTGTGTACTTCATCTTGAATACAAGCCTCCAATTAAGTTTGGGGTTTGCTCTTTGCAGAGCTGAGTTCTTGGCCAGTGATTTTCTGGTGTCTAGAGACTTTCCAGTTTGGGGGAAGCCTGCCGCGCAGTTCGGGGTTCGGATAATTAGATGTCTCCCGCGTTTAATCCTAGAAGTAGTTTCGCGTCTTTACGCTCCCAAGTGCCTCCTCGAGCCCGCTTGGCCGCGTCTTGGGCCGTCTCAAAGGCAGAGCGTCTTGGAGGCGCTGAGAGCAAACTTCCGGGGTGCAGTGGAGTCGAGGTTTGTTCGCAGGGTTAGACTGGGGTGCGGGAGTTGCGCGAGGCAATGCTTAAGACACCTGGGTGCGGGGGCAGCGCGGACGTTTGCCACCTGCACTTGACTGCGCTGGTTCTGGACCCCTCGAGGAGCCTTTAGCTTGGCACTCAGGTCCCAGGAGGGCCGAATCCcaggcagcaggggcagagggatcACTGCTTGGGGTCTATGCAGTCACCCGCCCTGAGGCAGCGCCAAACTGGGAATGACTGGATCCCTTCCCTTACTTCTCTGTGTGGGTCCGAATCAGTTCATGGGATTTGGGGGTGAAGAGCCAACAGCCCAGTCAATCCTCGAGGGCGCATGAGCGGACACTGAGGAGAAGCTACAGAAAGGGGACATTGCTGCTTGCATTCCCGCTCCTCGGCTCGGGGTGCTTGAGCTCGAAATGTTGTTCCCCGGCCTGGGTGCGGGGCCTGCATCGAGGCTTTCTGGTTTGCAAACCCTTCGGGGCCTCTCGTTTTGCTAGAGGTGCGAAGCCCTTGGAGCCTGGAAGCTTGCAGGGGGAGGGTCGTACGTGCAGTTTCAGAAATGACCCACCTGTCCCCCACGACTAGCAGCCAGCTCGGGCAGACGCAGGCAATAGCGCTTCGCAAAGCGCCCAAAGTGAAAGGAATGTGATTGCGCTCCCAGGAGGGAGCCGAACGCGGATGCAGTTTAGGAAGGGCGCCGCCTACTGGTCCCCGGGCGCCAGGCTGTTGGCAGAGAGGAGGAGTTAAGGCAAGAcctgtctctgtctcccaccCCCAGCGGGGTCTTAGCTCTGAACCCCAAGCGGGTGAAACTGAAACTGCCCAGCTACCGCACTCGCCGCGGCTCGGGTCCCAGGACCAAGTTAGCATTGGAGATTTGGAAAGCAGGGCTTGCGATTAGAACAGTTTTAACCCCACCGATTCCCGCCACGGTTTGGCCAGAAACTAGTCAGAAACTAGGCGGCAGGCAATTGAGGAAATACGCCCACGGTTGAAACAGTGTGCGGGTGGGAGACTGCCGCGGTGCGTGGCCCAGGCAGCGCGCCCCGGCTCCCGCTGGGCTTCAGGTGTGCGCTTACCTTCTGCTGGCCTTTCCGGGCCAGGGTTCTGGAACCcgcacagttttgtttttagtctGCGGGCTGGTCTATCCGGAGTCTACCACGCAACCGCACCCCGTAAAACCGTTTCTGTCTTTTGGCCTATGCGTTGGACAtccatagaaaaaggaaaaacaaaactaccttCGCATTCTTGAAACCCTCCTATTTCGAAAGCATTTTGATGAGGTCGGCGCAGCAAACCAAGAGGTGCACACCTGAGCGTCCGCTTTTACTCCGACAGAAGCCCTAACCCATAGTGTCGACTGGGCTCCCCCGGTGCAGAGATACTGGGGGAAAGCGGAGGCGCGTCCTCGGCCTGGATCATGGAATCCCTTTCCACTCAGCCACCGACTAGGAAAATCGGGCCTGACTGAGAACTTGCCACCTGCCCTCCTGCCAAACTGGCCAAAACTGCAGGACTGTCCCTAGACCCACCCCACGGGTCTCTCTCGGTGACCTGGCCAGAGTTGCTCTCCTTTTCGTTTTCGTTTAAATGCGACTTGGGTCCAGGACACAAGAGGGGGCCCAGGTTGTGGCCTAAGGAAGGATCGCCTCTGGGACGGGGATGCAGCTCTGGACGCACCTCCTGCCCAGGTCGGCCCTTTCggcccttggggggggggggggtgtctctggcCTCCTGTTGCCTTTAGGCCCCAGATCTCAGTCCCCAAGGCGGCCCTCCTGGCTGCGCTCGTTTCCGCGCCCGGACGAGCCCGGCGCGCCCAGACGCCACTTTTTCCCAGTGAAATCTGCTTTTATTTGCTCCGAGCAAACCCCGGGCTCTCAGCGCTCTCGCCTGATGGATGCAAATGTAAATGTGCACTTATTTAATTGGATCAGGCCCCAAGATAAAAGAGATAAACGGCTCCCCGTTTGCTAACTTATTTTCCGAGGCATGCAGCGCCGCGGAGGGGAAGCTAATGAAGGAGCCGCGCGTCGCTCAGCGCTGCAGCCCTCCACGGTTATAGTGCGCTGGCGGGTCGGTAGGCTCCGCTCGGCCGGCGGCTCCTCCTCGACCTCCTTTGCATGGCCCCTTGCCGCCGGGTAGGGAGCCCATGGGACCTTCTGTGTTCCAGgaccagaaagagagaaggcGCGGCGCGGGCTTCGCTTTTGCAAATATCCCACTCACCGCCAGAATTTTCTCTGGCTCTTCCCCTTCTCGTCTCTTACTCAGCTCCCCTTGCTGGAGTCCAACCGGCCCCGGTCCATTTGATAGAAAATCCCTTCTTGCTTTCCTCCCCAGGCGTCGTCTTTTGCCCCAGGTGGCTgtctcagagagaaagaaaccagggCCACGAAAAAGGCTAGGCGCGCCCCATCTCCACCTCCGCCACCAGGGTCCCGTGGAGCCGCCCTTTAGACAGAAGGACCCCCTTCTCTGTTCCCATATGGCTGTCTTTTGGAGCCTGGGGTTTCTTTCAGAATCGTCGGGACGCCATGGattacctcccctccagcccgCTCCATAACGTGCACACGCAATATACACAGCCCTTCAATAATTTCAAGGGGTCACGGAACCGGACATCTAGACATTAGGAGGAGAAAGGTCTGCTTGGCTCTTCCTTCCCCGGGTCTGGAGTTCAGAACTTCAAAGCTGGCTCGTCCTCCTCCGCCATCCTTAGTTCGTTCCCCAAGCTGGGCCTGGGACTCCCCCCACTGCCAAATTGTTCTTCTTTTCGGAAGGGCTGGGGCGGAGGTCGGGGTGGGTGAGGACAGGAGGCCAGACACAGCAGCCTGCGGTACCTGGGGGT
The DNA window shown above is from Mustela nigripes isolate SB6536 chromosome 17, MUSNIG.SB6536, whole genome shotgun sequence and carries:
- the IRX5 gene encoding iroquois-class homeodomain protein IRX-5 isoform X1 gives rise to the protein MSYPQGYLYQPSASLALYSCPAYSTSVISGPRTDELGRSSSGSAFSPYAGSTAFTAPSPGYNSHLQYGADPAAAAAAAFSSYVGSPYDHTPGMAGSLGYHPYAAPLGSYPYGDPAYRKNATRDATATLKAWLNEHRKNPYPTKGEKIMLAIITKMTLTQVSTWFANARRRLKKENKMTWTPRNRSEDEEEEENIDLEKNDEDEPQKPEDKGDSEGPEAGGAEQKAASGCERLQGPPSPASKETEGSLSDSDFKEPPSEGCLDALPGPPRAGGPSPAGPAAARLAEDPAPHYPSGAPAPGPHPAAGELPPGPGGPSVIHSPPPPPPQAVLAKPKLWSLAEIATSSDKVKDGGSGSEGSPCPPCPGPVAGQALGGSRASPAPAPSRSPSAQCPFPGGTVLSRPLYYTAPFYPGYTNYGSFGHLHGHPGPGPGPTTGPGSHFNGLNQTVLNRADALAKDPKMLRSQSQLDLCKDSPYELKKDGGGSFSLGPRLRTMWSREPC
- the IRX5 gene encoding iroquois-class homeodomain protein IRX-5 isoform X2, which codes for MSYPQGYLYQPSASLALYSCPAYSTSVISGPRTDELGRSSSGSAFSPYAGSTAFTAPSPGYNSHLQYGADPAAAAAAAFSSYVGSPYDHTPGMAGSLGYHPYAAPLGSYPYGDPAYRKNATRDATATLKAWLNEHRKNPYPTKGEKIMLAIITKMTLTQVSTWFANARRRLKKENKMTWTPRNRSEDEEEEENIDLEKNDEDEPQKPEDKGDSEGPEAGGAEQKAASGCERLQGPPSPASKETEGSLSDSDFKEPPSEGCLDALPGPPRAGGPSPAGPAAARLAEDPAPHYPSGAPAPGPHPAAGELPPGPGGPSVIHSPPPPPPQAVLAKPKLWSLAEIATSSDKVKDGGSGSEGSPCPPCPGPVAGQALGGSRASPAPAPSRSPSAQCPFPGGTVLSRPLYYTAPFYPGYTNYGSFGHLHGHPGPGPGPTTGPGSHFNGLNQTVLNRADALAKDPKMLRSQSQLDLCKDSPYELKKGMSDI